The Gilliamella apicola genome window below encodes:
- the infB gene encoding translation initiation factor IF-2: protein MTKVSIETLAQEINTPVQTLLQQFADAGMKKTASDTVTQKEKEALLAHLNPQQGPTKLTLQRKTHSTLNVSSAGGKSKEIKVEVRKKRTFVKRDPAELVAEQEKARLEAEKIKQEAELKARKEAEEKEKLAAAEEAKKREEEAKKQAEIQAQAQAKAEEEKAKQVAKTEQAHPVDPKVKKAQEEKARLEAEANEIKRKAEEENRRKLEEDAKRMAEEARKLAEQYNDTDETDNTDDDDYHVTTSKYARAAEDDTDREVESARGRGRNSKQTKQKKGSKLSEGKAEREEARAVTRSGHKKKGKSALQQSFNKPVQAVNRDVVIGETITVAELANKMAVKGSEVIKTMMKMGAMATINQVIDQETAQLVAEEMGHKVVLRRENELEESLMSDRDTGAEKVARAPVVTIMGHVDHGKTSLLDYIRKAKVASGEAGGITQHIGAYHVKTANGEITFLDTPGHAAFTSMRARGAKATDIVVLVVAADDGVMPQTIEAIQHAKAANVPIVVAVNKIDKPEADPERVKGELAQYGVMSEDWGGDTQFVHVSAKAGTGIDQLLEAILLQAEVLELTAYETGMASGVVIESFLDKGRGSVATVLVQSGTLRKGDIVLCGFEYGRIRAMRNELGKEVTEAGPSIPVEILGLSGVPSAGDEATVVRDEKKAREVALYRQGKFRDVKLARQQKAKLENMFTNMTEGDVSELNIVLKADVQGSVEAISDSLLKLSTDEVKVKIIGSGVGGITETDASLAAASNAIILGFNVRADASARKVVETENLDLRYYSVIYDLIDEVKQAMSGMLAPEYKQEIIGLAEVRDVFKSPKFGAIAGCMVTEGVVKRHNPIRVLRDNVVIYEGELESLRRFKDDVNEVRNGMECGIGVRNYNDVRVGDAIEVFETIEIKRTI, encoded by the coding sequence ATGACCAAAGTATCAATCGAAACACTGGCTCAGGAAATAAATACTCCAGTGCAAACACTTTTGCAACAGTTTGCTGATGCAGGCATGAAAAAAACAGCATCTGATACTGTAACACAAAAGGAAAAAGAAGCTTTGCTTGCGCATTTAAATCCTCAGCAAGGTCCGACCAAATTAACGTTGCAACGTAAAACACATTCAACTTTAAATGTGTCAAGTGCTGGTGGTAAAAGCAAAGAAATTAAAGTAGAAGTCCGTAAAAAACGTACTTTTGTTAAGCGCGATCCGGCTGAACTTGTAGCAGAACAAGAAAAAGCTCGTCTTGAAGCTGAAAAAATTAAGCAAGAGGCTGAATTGAAAGCCCGTAAAGAAGCGGAAGAAAAAGAAAAATTAGCGGCTGCAGAAGAAGCCAAAAAACGTGAAGAAGAAGCTAAAAAGCAAGCTGAAATTCAGGCTCAAGCACAAGCTAAGGCTGAAGAAGAAAAAGCTAAGCAAGTAGCTAAAACAGAACAAGCGCACCCTGTGGATCCTAAAGTGAAAAAAGCACAGGAAGAGAAGGCTCGTTTAGAGGCCGAAGCTAACGAAATTAAACGAAAAGCAGAAGAAGAAAATCGTCGTAAACTTGAAGAAGACGCTAAACGTATGGCTGAAGAAGCACGTAAATTAGCAGAACAATACAATGATACAGATGAGACTGATAATACAGATGATGATGATTATCATGTTACCACTTCTAAATATGCAAGAGCGGCTGAAGATGATACCGATCGTGAAGTAGAAAGCGCTCGTGGACGTGGTCGCAACAGTAAGCAAACTAAGCAGAAAAAAGGTAGCAAACTTTCTGAAGGTAAAGCTGAACGTGAAGAAGCGCGAGCCGTTACCCGAAGTGGTCATAAAAAGAAAGGTAAAAGTGCATTGCAACAAAGCTTTAATAAACCAGTACAAGCGGTTAACCGTGATGTTGTGATTGGTGAAACAATTACCGTTGCTGAATTAGCCAATAAAATGGCTGTTAAAGGCTCAGAAGTCATTAAAACCATGATGAAAATGGGAGCAATGGCAACCATTAACCAAGTAATCGATCAAGAAACAGCACAGCTTGTTGCCGAAGAAATGGGTCATAAAGTAGTACTTCGTCGTGAAAATGAGCTTGAAGAATCACTTATGAGCGATCGTGATACTGGCGCAGAAAAAGTTGCACGTGCACCTGTTGTGACCATTATGGGACACGTTGACCATGGTAAAACATCGTTACTTGATTATATTCGTAAAGCGAAAGTTGCATCAGGCGAAGCAGGTGGTATCACTCAGCATATCGGTGCATACCATGTTAAAACTGCAAATGGTGAGATCACTTTCTTAGATACTCCAGGCCATGCGGCATTTACTTCAATGCGTGCTCGCGGTGCGAAAGCGACCGATATCGTGGTACTTGTTGTTGCTGCTGATGACGGTGTAATGCCACAAACAATTGAAGCTATTCAGCATGCTAAAGCTGCGAATGTGCCAATTGTTGTTGCTGTAAATAAAATTGATAAACCAGAAGCCGATCCTGAGCGCGTAAAAGGCGAATTGGCTCAATATGGCGTTATGTCAGAAGATTGGGGTGGTGATACTCAGTTTGTTCATGTTTCAGCTAAAGCAGGTACAGGTATCGACCAACTACTTGAAGCGATCTTATTACAAGCTGAAGTACTTGAATTAACTGCCTACGAAACTGGAATGGCAAGTGGTGTTGTTATTGAATCATTCCTTGATAAAGGTCGTGGTTCTGTTGCTACCGTACTCGTTCAATCAGGTACATTACGTAAAGGCGATATTGTACTTTGTGGATTTGAGTATGGTCGAATTCGTGCAATGCGCAATGAATTAGGTAAAGAAGTGACTGAAGCGGGTCCATCTATCCCAGTTGAGATTCTTGGTCTATCTGGTGTGCCATCAGCGGGTGATGAAGCAACCGTTGTACGTGATGAGAAGAAAGCTCGTGAAGTTGCGCTTTATCGACAAGGTAAGTTCCGCGATGTTAAATTAGCTCGTCAACAAAAAGCGAAACTTGAAAACATGTTCACCAACATGACCGAAGGTGATGTATCTGAACTCAATATCGTGTTAAAAGCAGATGTTCAAGGTTCCGTTGAAGCAATTTCCGATTCATTACTTAAACTATCAACCGATGAAGTTAAAGTTAAAATTATTGGTTCAGGTGTAGGTGGTATTACTGAAACTGACGCTTCTCTTGCTGCGGCATCTAATGCCATTATTTTAGGCTTTAACGTACGTGCTGATGCATCTGCGCGTAAAGTGGTTGAAACAGAAAACTTGGATCTACGCTACTATTCAGTAATTTATGATCTTATTGATGAAGTTAAACAAGCAATGAGCGGTATGCTTGCACCTGAGTACAAACAAGAGATTATTGGTCTTGCTGAAGTACGTGATGTCTTTAAATCACCAAAATTTGGTGCAATTGCTGGCTGTATGGTAACGGAAGGTGTAGTGAAACGTCATAATCCAATCCGTGTATTACGTGATAATGTGGTTATCTATGAAGGCGAACTTGAATCATTACGTCGCTTTAAAGATGACGTCAACGAAGTTCGTAATGGTATGGAATGTGGTATTGGTGTACGTAACTATAATGATGTTCGCGTTGGCGATGCTATTGAAGTGTTTGAAACTATCGAAATCAAACGTACGATTTAG
- the nusA gene encoding transcription termination factor NusA: MNKEILAVVEAVSNEKALTRDKIFEALETALATATKKKQNVEIDVIVKIDHKTGDYDTFRRWHVVNDVTQPTKEITLEAAQYEDPSVQLGDYVQEQIESVAFDRITTQTAKQVIVQKVREAERAMVIDMFRNRIGEIVTGIVKKTNRDSVILDLGNNADAMMLRHDMLPRENFRIGDRVRGILYLVEQDNKPAQLCISRSNPEMMEELFRIEVPEIGEEMIDIKGVARDPGSRAKIAVSSNDRRIDPVGACVGMRGARVQAVSNEFGGERIDIVLWDDNPAQYVINAMAPADVVSIVVDEDKHTMDVAVNADTLPQAIGRNGQNIRLASQLTGWTLNVMSTEDLQEKHHAESFASISNFMKHLDIEEDLAQLLVEEGFTSLEELAYVPVDELLEIEELNEELVEALRNRAKDALTTMALATSGDKRPAQDLLDLAGMTKELAYQLAQHDVTTLEDLAEQGTDDLADIEGLTSKQAGDFIMAARNICWFANE; encoded by the coding sequence ATGAATAAAGAAATTTTAGCTGTTGTTGAAGCAGTATCAAATGAAAAAGCACTAACACGTGACAAAATTTTTGAAGCGCTAGAAACAGCATTAGCAACAGCCACAAAAAAGAAACAGAATGTGGAAATTGACGTCATTGTAAAAATTGATCATAAGACAGGCGATTATGACACATTCCGTCGTTGGCATGTCGTGAATGATGTTACTCAACCAACGAAAGAAATAACATTAGAAGCAGCACAATACGAAGATCCATCAGTACAACTCGGTGATTATGTTCAAGAACAGATTGAATCAGTAGCATTTGACCGTATTACTACCCAAACAGCGAAACAAGTTATTGTACAAAAAGTGCGTGAAGCTGAACGAGCCATGGTAATTGACATGTTCAGAAATCGCATTGGTGAAATAGTAACGGGTATTGTCAAGAAAACTAACCGTGATAGTGTAATTCTTGATTTAGGTAATAATGCCGATGCAATGATGTTACGTCATGACATGTTACCACGTGAAAACTTTCGTATTGGTGACCGTGTTCGTGGTATTTTATACCTTGTTGAACAAGATAATAAACCAGCACAACTTTGTATTAGTCGTTCTAACCCTGAGATGATGGAAGAATTATTCCGTATCGAAGTGCCAGAAATTGGTGAAGAGATGATTGATATTAAAGGTGTTGCTCGTGATCCAGGATCGCGTGCTAAAATTGCAGTTAGCAGTAATGACCGTCGTATTGATCCAGTCGGTGCTTGTGTTGGTATGCGTGGTGCACGTGTTCAAGCGGTATCAAATGAATTTGGTGGTGAGCGAATCGATATTGTTTTATGGGATGATAACCCTGCACAATACGTAATTAACGCTATGGCGCCTGCAGATGTGGTGTCAATCGTTGTTGATGAAGATAAACATACTATGGATGTAGCCGTTAATGCCGATACGTTGCCACAGGCAATTGGTCGAAATGGGCAAAATATTCGTTTAGCGTCACAGCTCACGGGTTGGACATTAAATGTTATGAGTACCGAAGATTTACAAGAAAAACATCATGCAGAATCTTTTGCTTCAATTAGTAATTTCATGAAGCATTTAGATATTGAAGAAGATCTTGCACAACTATTAGTTGAAGAAGGTTTTACTTCATTGGAAGAACTTGCTTATGTACCTGTTGATGAATTACTTGAAATTGAAGAACTCAATGAAGAACTCGTTGAAGCATTAAGAAATCGAGCTAAAGATGCATTAACCACAATGGCATTAGCGACGAGTGGTGACAAAAGACCTGCTCAAGATTTATTAGATTTGGCAGGTATGACAAAAGAATTGGCCTATCAATTGGCACAACATGACGTAACTACTTTGGAAGATTTAGCTGAACAAGGTACCGACGATCTAGCCGATATTGAAGGTTTAACAAGTAAACAAGCTGGCGATTTTATTATGGCTGCACGTAATATTTGTTGGTTTGCAAATGAATAA
- the rimP gene encoding ribosome maturation factor RimP: MANIEQQLTDIIQEPVNALGFELVGVEYIRGRYPVLRVYIDNENGITVDDCADVSRQISAVLDVEDPIKDAYNLEVSSPGMDRPLFTLEHYQRFIGEEVTISLRIPVANRRKWKGRIKSIDNDMITLTVEDNDEVFAFSNIQKANIVPNFNLK, encoded by the coding sequence TTGGCTAATATAGAACAGCAATTAACTGATATCATTCAAGAACCAGTAAATGCACTTGGTTTTGAGTTAGTTGGCGTTGAATACATTCGTGGTCGTTATCCTGTACTTCGAGTCTATATTGATAATGAAAATGGTATAACTGTTGATGATTGTGCTGATGTTAGTCGACAAATTAGCGCAGTACTTGATGTTGAAGATCCTATCAAAGACGCCTACAATCTTGAAGTTTCATCTCCAGGTATGGATAGACCTCTGTTTACGCTTGAACATTATCAACGCTTTATTGGTGAAGAAGTCACTATTAGTTTACGTATTCCTGTTGCAAATCGTCGCAAGTGGAAAGGTAGGATAAAATCCATTGATAATGACATGATTACATTAACGGTGGAAGATAATGATGAAGTGTTTGCTTTTAGTAATATACAGAAAGCAAACATAGTACCTAATTTTAACCTTAAATAG
- the trpA gene encoding tryptophan synthase subunit alpha — protein MSRYQKLFATLATEKRGAFVPFVPVGDPTPDLSLKIIQTLVDAGADALELGIPFSDPMADGPTIQNANIRAFKGGISVEKSFEILSKVRKQNADIPMGLLIYANLVFKNGIDNFYAKCAKAGVDSVLIADLPVEYAPEFTDSAEKHGIDPIFICPPNADDEVIKNIAKQGKGYTYLVSRAGVTGTENRANKPLTHLLDKLHQYGAPPAIQGFGISEPFQVSEAIKSGAAGAIAGSATVKIIEHNLDNTDKMLRELASFVKTMKQATSK, from the coding sequence ATGAGCCGTTATCAAAAACTGTTTGCAACTTTAGCAACGGAAAAACGTGGTGCATTTGTTCCTTTTGTACCGGTTGGCGATCCAACACCTGACCTTTCGCTAAAAATTATCCAAACCTTGGTTGATGCTGGCGCTGACGCCTTAGAATTAGGTATTCCATTTTCAGATCCAATGGCTGATGGTCCAACTATTCAAAATGCCAATATCCGTGCTTTTAAAGGTGGTATTAGCGTTGAAAAATCGTTTGAAATTTTAAGTAAAGTAAGAAAGCAAAATGCTGATATTCCAATGGGATTGCTTATTTATGCTAATTTGGTGTTCAAAAATGGTATTGATAACTTCTATGCTAAATGTGCCAAAGCAGGCGTAGATTCAGTATTAATTGCTGATTTACCTGTTGAATATGCACCAGAATTTACCGATTCTGCTGAAAAGCATGGCATTGACCCAATATTTATTTGTCCACCTAATGCAGATGATGAAGTGATAAAGAATATTGCTAAGCAAGGTAAAGGCTATACTTATTTGGTATCGCGTGCAGGAGTAACCGGTACTGAAAATCGTGCTAATAAACCTTTAACCCATTTACTAGATAAATTACACCAATACGGGGCTCCGCCAGCGATTCAAGGATTTGGTATTTCTGAACCATTTCAAGTTAGTGAAGCAATTAAATCGGGTGCTGCTGGGGCTATTGCTGGTTCAGCTACAGTTAAAATTATTGAGCATAATCTGGATAACACAGACAAAATGCTGAGAGAATTAGCGAGCTTTGTAAAAACGATGAAACAGGCAACAAGCAAGTAA
- the trpB gene encoding tryptophan synthase subunit beta, translating to MSKLNPYFGEFGGQYVPQILMPVLEQLEQAFLSAIHDPNFQKEFNDLLVNYAGRPTALTLCKNLTAGTKTKLYLKREDLVHGGAHKTNQVLGQALLAKRMGKTEIIAETGAGQHGVASALACALLGLKCRIYMGAKDVQRQAPNVFRMRLMGATVIPVETGSATLKDACNEALRDWSGSYEHAHYMLGTAAGPHPFPTIVREFQQMISREAKQQILEREGRLPDAVIACVGGGSNAIGMFANFIDDKSVKLIGVEPGGHGIESGEHGASLKHGKLGIYFGMKTPMMQTDEGQIEESYSISAGLDFPAVGPQHAYLDSIGRAQYVSITDDEALDAFKELSRHEGIIPALESSHALAYAMKMIKENPDKEQLLIVNLSGRGDKDIFTVYDVLKAKGEIQ from the coding sequence ATGTCTAAATTAAATCCTTATTTTGGTGAGTTTGGTGGGCAATATGTCCCCCAAATATTAATGCCTGTACTAGAACAACTTGAGCAAGCTTTTTTATCAGCGATACATGATCCAAATTTCCAAAAAGAATTTAATGATCTATTAGTTAATTATGCCGGTCGACCAACTGCGCTGACATTATGTAAAAATTTAACTGCGGGTACTAAAACTAAACTTTATTTAAAACGAGAAGATTTAGTGCATGGTGGGGCACACAAGACCAATCAAGTATTAGGTCAAGCTTTACTGGCTAAACGCATGGGTAAAACTGAAATTATTGCTGAAACTGGAGCAGGGCAGCATGGTGTTGCTTCAGCTTTAGCTTGTGCTCTATTAGGCTTAAAATGCCGAATCTATATGGGCGCTAAAGATGTTCAACGTCAAGCACCTAATGTCTTTAGAATGCGACTAATGGGCGCAACAGTGATCCCTGTTGAAACAGGTTCAGCAACGTTGAAAGATGCCTGTAATGAAGCGCTACGCGATTGGTCTGGTAGCTATGAACACGCTCACTATATGCTTGGTACAGCAGCGGGTCCACATCCTTTCCCAACTATTGTGCGTGAATTCCAACAAATGATCAGTCGTGAAGCTAAACAGCAAATTTTAGAGCGTGAAGGTCGTCTGCCTGATGCTGTTATTGCTTGTGTTGGTGGAGGATCTAATGCGATTGGTATGTTTGCTAACTTTATTGATGATAAATCCGTTAAATTAATTGGTGTTGAACCAGGTGGACATGGTATTGAAAGTGGCGAGCATGGAGCTTCATTAAAACATGGCAAGTTAGGTATCTATTTTGGAATGAAAACCCCAATGATGCAGACTGACGAAGGACAAATTGAAGAGTCTTATTCAATTTCAGCAGGACTTGATTTTCCAGCAGTGGGCCCACAACATGCTTATTTAGATAGCATTGGCCGAGCGCAATATGTTTCGATTACTGACGATGAAGCTCTTGATGCGTTTAAAGAATTATCCCGTCATGAAGGAATTATCCCCGCACTTGAATCATCACATGCATTAGCCTACGCGATGAAAATGATTAAAGAAAACCCAGACAAAGAACAACTATTAATTGTTAACTTATCTGGTCGGGGTGATAAAGATATATTTACTGTTTATGATGTTTTAAAAGCAAAAGGAGAAATACAATGA
- the trpCF gene encoding bifunctional indole-3-glycerol-phosphate synthase TrpC/phosphoribosylanthranilate isomerase TrpF, with the protein MVIAALTKNVEMATVLKKIINDKQIWLSQQQAAKPLATFQSDVKPSDRDFYQALNQAKTAFILECKKASPSKGLIRDDFDPAEIAKIYKNYATAISVLTDEKYFQGHFEFLPIIRKEVTQPVLCKDFIIDEYQIYLARYYQADAILLMLSVVTDDEYQQLSEVAHRLNMGVLTEASTESEVERAIKLGAKVIGINNRNLRDLTVDLNRVKNLSKTIPDDRIVISESGIYTHNQVKDLRQYAKGFLIGSALMSEPNLDLAIRKVVLGENKVCGLTRAEDAVNVYQAGAVYGGLIFVSSSPRYIQPNKARSVMSAAPLNWVGVFKNQGIDEVCQIAEQLSLYAVQLHGKEDADYIQALREKLPLTCQIWKALSIDGTVPEHHNPLVSRYIFDNGAGGTGKSFDWSLLENHELSNVILAGGINPENIKLAIATSVIGVDLNSGVEQSPGIKDKQKINAVFEQI; encoded by the coding sequence ATGGTAATTGCAGCATTAACCAAAAATGTTGAAATGGCAACAGTATTAAAAAAAATCATTAATGATAAGCAGATTTGGTTATCTCAGCAGCAAGCAGCTAAGCCACTTGCAACTTTTCAATCGGATGTGAAACCAAGTGATCGTGATTTTTATCAAGCTTTAAATCAAGCTAAAACGGCGTTTATTTTGGAGTGTAAAAAAGCTTCGCCGTCTAAAGGATTAATTCGTGATGATTTTGACCCAGCCGAAATTGCTAAAATTTATAAAAACTATGCAACGGCTATTTCGGTTTTGACCGATGAAAAATATTTTCAAGGTCATTTTGAATTTTTACCGATTATACGTAAAGAGGTGACGCAACCTGTACTTTGTAAGGATTTTATTATTGATGAATACCAAATCTATTTGGCTCGTTATTATCAAGCTGATGCCATTTTATTAATGCTATCAGTCGTGACAGATGATGAGTATCAACAGTTAAGTGAGGTTGCTCATCGACTTAATATGGGCGTTTTAACCGAAGCGAGTACTGAAAGCGAAGTAGAACGAGCAATTAAATTAGGCGCTAAAGTTATTGGCATTAATAATCGTAATTTGCGCGATCTTACCGTAGATTTAAATCGAGTTAAAAATTTATCGAAAACGATTCCTGACGATCGTATTGTGATTAGCGAGTCAGGAATTTATACTCATAATCAAGTAAAGGATCTGCGTCAGTATGCCAAAGGCTTTTTAATTGGCAGCGCGTTGATGTCAGAGCCTAATTTAGATTTAGCCATTCGCAAAGTCGTGTTGGGCGAAAATAAAGTCTGTGGGTTAACTCGTGCCGAAGATGCGGTCAATGTTTACCAAGCAGGAGCAGTATATGGCGGGTTGATTTTTGTTAGTAGTTCACCGCGTTATATTCAACCTAATAAAGCCCGTAGTGTGATGTCGGCGGCACCTCTTAATTGGGTGGGCGTTTTTAAAAACCAAGGCATTGATGAAGTATGTCAAATTGCTGAGCAGTTATCTCTTTACGCCGTGCAACTGCATGGTAAAGAAGATGCTGACTACATACAAGCTTTACGCGAAAAGCTACCTTTAACCTGCCAAATTTGGAAAGCATTAAGTATTGATGGCACAGTCCCAGAGCATCATAATCCATTAGTTTCACGTTATATATTTGACAATGGTGCGGGTGGAACAGGTAAAAGTTTTGATTGGTCATTACTCGAGAATCATGAGTTAAGTAATGTGATTTTAGCTGGAGGCATCAATCCAGAAAATATCAAGTTAGCTATTGCAACCAGTGTGATTGGGGTTGATCTCAATTCAGGAGTTGAACAGTCACCTGGCATCAAAGATAAACAGAAAATCAACGCAGTATTTGAACAAATTTAA
- the trpD gene encoding bifunctional anthranilate synthase glutamate amidotransferase component TrpG/anthranilate phosphoribosyltransferase TrpD — protein MANILFIDNIDSFTYNLVDQLRNSKHCVTVYRNTIPADVIIEKLSQMQNPILMLSPGPGTPSEAGSMPELLKRLKGKLPIIGICLGHQAIVESYGGSIVPAGDILHGKASLIEHDEQAMFAGLPNPLPVARYHSLKGENIPKTLTINALCNNIVMAVRNDEDRVCGFQFHPESILTIQGVKLLEQTIAWALNPPQKIAEPNQQKAIVDKQEYNIQPILNKLYLGQTITQEESKILFNLIIQGKIEPTVLATAIISMKVRGEKPDEIAGAAQALLENADSFDIPDYDFTDIVGTGGDGTNSINISTASAFVAAALGYKVAKHGNRGVSSKSGSSDVLSALGIKLNMPAEASRKALDELGVCFLFAQQYHSGFRHAAPVRQQLKTRTIFNVLGPLINPSRPKRILLGVYHPDLIQPIAETLKMLNYTHAYVVHGAGMDEVAIHGATQVGEVKNGEIRYFTLTPEDFGLPTYTVKDIEGGTPEMNRDMLIAILQGHGKPAHEAAIAVNVAMLMSLFGQADLKQNAKRAIDMMHSGKSYELLQKLAAR, from the coding sequence ATGGCTAATATCTTATTTATTGATAATATTGATTCATTTACTTATAACTTGGTTGATCAATTACGTAATAGCAAACATTGTGTGACGGTCTATCGTAATACTATTCCTGCCGATGTGATTATTGAAAAATTATCACAAATGCAAAATCCTATTTTGATGTTATCTCCAGGTCCTGGTACACCAAGCGAAGCGGGCTCTATGCCTGAACTGTTAAAACGGTTAAAAGGTAAATTACCAATCATTGGCATTTGCCTTGGGCATCAAGCTATTGTTGAATCTTATGGTGGCAGTATTGTGCCAGCGGGTGATATTTTACATGGTAAGGCATCGCTTATTGAGCATGATGAGCAAGCGATGTTTGCAGGGTTGCCTAATCCATTGCCAGTTGCGCGTTATCACTCTTTAAAAGGTGAAAATATTCCCAAAACGCTCACGATTAATGCACTTTGCAACAATATTGTAATGGCTGTACGCAATGATGAGGATCGGGTTTGTGGTTTTCAGTTTCATCCAGAATCCATTTTAACCATTCAAGGTGTAAAATTGCTAGAGCAAACGATAGCTTGGGCACTTAATCCACCACAAAAAATAGCCGAACCTAATCAGCAAAAAGCAATTGTTGATAAACAAGAATACAACATTCAACCAATATTAAATAAGTTGTATTTAGGCCAAACAATTACGCAGGAAGAAAGCAAAATACTTTTCAACCTCATCATTCAAGGTAAAATTGAGCCAACGGTATTAGCAACGGCTATCATCAGTATGAAAGTGCGTGGCGAAAAACCAGATGAAATTGCGGGTGCAGCGCAGGCTTTGCTTGAAAATGCAGATAGTTTTGATATACCTGATTATGATTTTACCGATATAGTCGGTACAGGTGGAGATGGTACGAACAGTATTAATATTTCAACCGCCAGTGCCTTTGTAGCCGCTGCATTGGGTTATAAAGTGGCAAAACATGGTAATCGCGGTGTGTCGAGCAAATCGGGATCTTCTGATGTGTTATCTGCTTTAGGCATTAAATTAAATATGCCAGCCGAAGCATCACGTAAAGCTTTAGATGAATTAGGTGTTTGCTTCTTGTTTGCCCAGCAGTATCATTCAGGGTTCCGTCATGCAGCGCCAGTACGACAACAGTTAAAAACACGTACTATTTTTAATGTATTAGGACCATTGATTAATCCATCTCGTCCTAAACGTATTTTATTAGGGGTTTATCATCCTGATTTGATCCAACCTATTGCAGAAACATTAAAAATGCTTAACTATACTCATGCTTATGTGGTACATGGGGCTGGAATGGATGAAGTAGCGATTCATGGCGCTACCCAAGTGGGTGAAGTTAAAAATGGCGAAATTCGTTATTTTACTTTAACGCCTGAAGATTTTGGTCTACCAACCTATACAGTAAAAGATATTGAGGGCGGTACGCCAGAGATGAATCGTGATATGTTAATTGCGATTTTACAAGGTCATGGTAAACCTGCTCACGAAGCAGCAATTGCTGTCAATGTAGCGATGTTGATGAGTTTGTTTGGTCAAGCTGATCTTAAACAGAATGCTAAACGCGCGATCGATATGATGCATAGCGGTAAATCTTACGAGTTATTGCAAAAGTTAGCAGCAAGATAA